The genomic window CTATCACcatctctcctctctctctccccattccctcctcctcctcctcctccgtcCTCCCTCTCTCTCCGCCACTACAACGACCTCATCCGTCACCACACCACCTCCGGCGACCACTCCACCTCCCTCTCCCTCTTCCTCCGAATGCTCCCTCTCGGTCTCCGCCCCAACGAGTTCACCTTCCCCTTCGTCCTCAAgtcctcctcctccctctcccTCCTCCCTCTCGGCCTCCAGCTCCACTCCCTCCTTCTCAAATCCGGCCTCCTCCTTTCCAACCCCTTCTGCGCTTGCGCCCTTCTCGACCTCTACTCCAAACTCGCCCCTCTCCCTCACGCCCTCAACCTGTTCGACAGAATTCCCCAACCAAACCTCCCCGCCTGCAACTCCATCCTCTCCGCCCTCGCCCGCCATGCTCTCCTCCAGGACTGCTTCCAATTGCTTGACGTCATGCAAAGCTGGGGCTTTGATCCTCCCGGCTGTAGCAGCTGGAATTCCATCATCGCCGGTTGTGTCCAGACCGGAGACATTGAGCTTGCCCTACAAGTTCTTCGCTTCATGCTCAACACTGTGCGCCCGAGTCCCGCTACGTTTAATACTCTTCTCCCTGTGATACCTGATCTCCGGTGTTTGGAGACGCTGAAAATGTTGCATGGATTTGCTTTGAGAGTGTTGGAGTTTGTGGATTTCGACCCTGTCGATGAGGACCGGTTGTGGGCGGCGATTGCTGCTGGCTATGCTTCGCTTGGTTCTTTGCGTGATGCTTCACTGTTGTTTGAGAGGATTCGGTTGAAAAGCCCTCGCCTTTGGGTTTCTATGATTTCTGGTTTTCTTGATTGTGGGGCTGTGGAGGAAGCGTTTGAGGTTTTTAGAGCAATGGCTGTTGAGTTTGGTTGTGAGGAAAGGCCTTTGCCTAAGGTTTCTCTTACTTTGTTGCTCCCGCTGTGTGGCTTGAGACCAAGGAATGGGATGGAGATTCATGGCTATGCTTGTAAAGTCAATGGGCTTGCATCCAATACTTCGGTTTGCAATGCTCTCATGGCTATGTATGTGAAAGCAGGAGACAGTGAGTCTGCTGATAATGTATTTGATACAATGCCCGAAAGGGATATCATATCATGGAATACGATGCTTGCGAAACTTGCTTTAGTTGATGACTTTGAGCATGTGTCTCGGCTCTTTCGAGCAATGCTTGCGGATGGTGTTTGGCCTGATGAGTATTCATTCAGCTCTGTGCTAAATGGGTGTGGGCATTCATCTAATCTTCGGCAAGGAATGGCTTTGCATGCAAGGATGGTCAAATGTGGGTTTTCACAATCTTATTTGGTGGTTGAAAATGCTCTCATGGATGCTTATGGGAAATGTGGCTGTGCAAGTGATGCAAGAAAGGTTTTTGATGGGATGGAATCAAGGGATACTATATCCTGGAACACTATTATCTCATGTTGTGCCTTCAGTGCCTCTCCTCGGGAGTCCTTCTCGCTTTTTGACAGGATGCTACAGCAAGGCTTCAAACCAAATAGAGTTACTTTTATCGCCCTTCTATCCGCTTGCAGCCATGCAGGTTTGCTCGAGGAAGGtctctatttctttgattctatGGCTAGAGATCATGGTGTAGTGCGTGATTTAGATCACTATGCTTGTATTATAGACAATTTGGGAAGGGTTGGTGAATTGGATAGAGCCTACCAATTTATCAAGGGCATGCCTATTGAACCGGATGAGTGCATTTGGAGTGCACTCCTTAATGCTTGTAGGATTTACGGGAATGTTGAATTAGCTGAAGTTGCAGCCAAGAAGCTGATTCAGTTGGATCCCCAACATTCAGGGTATTGGGTCTTGCTATCAAACATCTATGCAGATGCTTCAAGGTGGGACGATGTGAGACATGTGCGTGCCGCAATGAAGCATGGTGGCGTGGTCAAGTGCCCAGGTTTTAGTTGTGTGGAAATTGGTGGCAGTGAGACACATAAATTCCTTACTGGTGATATGTCTCACAACCAGAGTGATGATATATATTCCGCTCTTGATGGACTAACAGAGAATTTGAAGGATGAGGGTTATATTCCACTACTGGACCACAAATTTGCTAATGTCTAACTGCTAAATTATCGGTGACATGGGGAATTGCTTGACTCTACCTTCATGGAAAAGCAAAGCTGGCAACGCTGATGACAATAGCTTGTATATTGTATAaagttttatcttttcttaaaaagaaaaaggatatatgcattcataataaatatttttcctcACCTTACCAGATTGTGATTGAAGATTCACTTACGCAATATGCAGTGTGAGATCAACTGAGCTGAACTTAAAACTGAGCTCGTGGATAAGCAAGTGGAAGGTAATTTAACTTATGGAAATTCTTTGAAAAAAGTGGAGTATATTTTTGCCAGTTCATGTTTGCAGTGTTTTATTGACGATTTATGCTAGTGAAAGTTGAGTGAATTAGGAGGTTCACCAGCTGATTTTTCCATGTGAATTTCAAGTTCATCTTAATCTGTACAAATTTCATGGttgttttatcttttagttttggtGTAAAATGTATTTCGGAACTAGAATATGGGGGTAATTTTTCCTACCAGGTGGGTGGAGTAATTTGAATGGATTCAGGTTTGCAAGGATTATGAAGTAGTTCCTTCTATCATGTTTGCACAATTTGTTGAGATTCTTGTGTCAAGGATTTTAGGGTTTGATGTTAGTCTGCTGGCATTCATGTACTTGTGTAAataggttttaattttttgatgaattaaGCCAATTTATATTGGTATCAGGATCATTGGATTTTGGCTTTTAAACTTTGATAAAGAATTCTGGAGTTTAGAGGTGGTCGTGTTATGGATTATAATATACTtgtctttttaattttgatttgtctCTGATACATATTCATTTTATTGGTTTTGCTatcttttctttcatattttggTTATTATACATAGATCAAACTAGGAATAGGAGTATGGTTTTCTATTTCATGCAAGGGATAGTATAGATTAGCATGACAAGTAGGCTAATGTAAAGGTCTTAGGGACCTTTTAACTTAACGAAACCAAAGTTAAAGGAGTTTCAATGGTTCAATGactattttaatttctttcagtTCAGATCATTACTTGGGGTAGTGTGATTTGCTgctttttattaaacaaaacttAAGAATGATGTGGTTTATGTGTGCAAGAGTTAAGTTAGGTAATATAGTATGAACTAGGCATCAATTGGAACTTCTAGCCTACACTGGAACTATAGGCTAAAATCATTAGATATACCACAAATGTATGGAAATTGGAAACACTACCCTGCCATGgaccttttttttcaaaaaagaaaaaataataaccattcttttcttttaattcgtCAAATGACTTGGTGTATGACAATGGAAATCAATGCATTTTTCCAAACAAGAAAAGTTTGTGAATTATCGAATTGAATTCTTTAACAGAATGAACAATTTCATTGCATTGGAGAATCATTTGTCCAGCATTTAGGATCTTTTTCACCAAACTATCACAAGAATTAGATGGTAAAGTGTAAAATATGTGGCTGCACTACAAAGCATCATTATGATAATTGTTATTCTTAATGACTAAATAAAGTAATATTAGGATCCATAAATATGAATGCAGTGAGCAAGATTCATGCTCTTTGTGTATCATATTCACATCTTCTTACTCCATATGATCTTTCTTTTAATGTGAACAACATCAATAACATGttagatgttttatttttctttttcaaaaacaaaattacagATGTTTTTGAGTGCAATGAGTCATTGAGATATTGGAAGAAATTGATTGAATTAATTACAAAGATtctaaatcatcatcaaatttctaaaattgaaaaaataacttATCAAGAACCGTCTAGGTTTCTAATTTTAAATCCTTTATCCTCCTTTATTTCAAGATATTTCTTTGTTCACTTTATTTTCAGCAATAGTTTGTTCTAATactttttatttggaatatttgttgATATTTAGCAGAAACTTTAACaatgctattttttttcttctgtctTGTAGGATGTACACTCATTTCTAAAAAATGCTAAAAGAAATTACTATGGATTTCGGGATGTTTTGActtacaattttattttgaaatacttGTATAGGCCACTGCTGAGTCGAAAATTTGAAAAGAGTGATAGGACAAAAATTACCGGGTATGAATTATTTGTAGAAAAGTAATGTATTTCtgcaatgtttttatttaatttgttataacgCTTTATCTCTTTATCTCAATTTTTAACTTTCTAacaaatgtctttttttttctcaaaaaaatgtGGTTGTATTaaagaatattaaataatattatatgataaaatttcttgtattttatatCTCAATGCGGCCTTgaacatttgtttttttgttgacaGTGTGTTTCATTTCAAATGAGGAAAATAACAGTTTCAAAGCATATCAACCTGAGAATTTCCTGCCTTTTGTTTACAATGTATGTGTATTATTTATGGGTTACATatcaaataaggaaaaaaaaaataacaaaagtgaataatctttttaaaattcgGTGATAATATGATGCTTCTGTTTGGGTTTGCAAATGCAAAAGTAACATTCAGATGTAGTTAATAGCACTTGGTCTGTTCAGAACATGCAAGAGAATAATTGTCAACGATCTTCGGGATCCCATTGGTAGACACGGGTTACTACATGAACTCTCACCGAGCGTGAGAGCTCAATTCTCTACCGAGCGCATTTCCgtgagttgtgaatagtaattgtaGACGGGTGATTTCGATGCCCACGTGAGTGCTGGTCCCCTGTCCCCCACTTGCTCGCCCCGCCCTCTTTCCAAAAACATGCAAGAGaataattgtaaaattttgaaaatttttgttaaagaaaaaaaattcagaaatatatatatatatatatgttttgtggTTACGGTAATGCTGCAATGTGGATCCTTATTTGTAGTAGGTTTTGCTTAGTAAGAAGATGATCACTAACTAATTCATgcactaaaaatgaaaacaattttcttttcttttaaaaataataaaattaaattttaaaaacgaCTAGAAAATACATCTTTCTCGAGTGACAGCTAGGAAAAACGAGACGAAGAAAATAGCCGTCCTAAtggtgaaaaaataaaaataaaaattaaaaaagggtAAACATtgcagttttttaaaaatatatataccaagAGTAAAGTGTAAAATTTGGCCAATGACTATTTCGATCTATCGCATGCGTCCCTTGCATGAGGGTGTTAGTCTCGAGTGTCAGCGTGGGCTCCCCGATTTCGATCCCCATCTCTACAAAGTGAGGCACGGTTCGTCGGTGAGCCTGCTACTCTAGTGTTCATCTCGGGTGCTCACTGTCGCTTTTCtcaaaaaattgtaaaatttgtGGTTGCACTACAAAAACAccattatgataattattattcttaattaCTAATAAAGTAATATTAGGATCCATAAATCATGCATACAATGGGCAAGATTCATGCTGTTTGTGTTTCATATTCACATCTTATTACTCTATATAATccctttattaaaaataaaaataaaaacaacaacaactctCTATGATCTTTATTTCAATGagaacatcatcaacaacatttTAGatgtcttatttttctttttctaaacaAAATTACAGATGTGTTTGAACACAATGAGTCATTAAGATATTGGAAgaaattgattaacttaatCACAAATTTTATAAACATCATCCAATCTCTTAAATTGGAAATAACTCATCAAGAGTTGCTTAGGTTTGTAATTCTaaatcattgattttattttattttgaaactaattttcttttgatgtttgGCAGAAATTTaacaattcttctttttttagtttgaatttagttGCAAAGAATGCGAAAAGAAAATCAcctaaaaatcatttttagatTGTTAATTATAGAAGAGATGTCCGATGAGAGGAAATCGAAAAGCATGGATTATGTGTAGAGAAATTATAGGCATAAATTATTTGTTGAAAAGAAAAGCATTTTTTAGCAATTGGAATTTAAGATATATTGAAtttctcttttgatttttagtttGCAATTGTCTCATACTTTAAGTACTTGTTTTAGTGTATTAAGTAATATTGAATAATATTGTAAGATAAAATCTCTTGTATTTAGTTATCTTTCAATTTTCATTGTTcaagaatatcaaaattttcaatataaatgctttgatttattaaatattataaaatataaaattttaacccAATGACTTTTCAACATTTGCGACTTCTTTTCTTCGATAATTATTagtactaattttttaatcttttgcaAAAGtgtatttattttgaagaaaactCAAGATAGAACTCCAAAGATCACGTAATATTTTCTGACATAGCTTGTTGcatttatgtaaataaaaattactcttttttttttgtcaatgtgTTACACATCAACCAAATAAGAAAAgtgaacacacacacatatatatatatatataatttacaattAACAATGATTTAGGAACCCATGtttctgtttttaaataaaactgtaaatttttaaaaataaaaagtttcaaattttcaattttatgtaaggtgttttattttcgttattttcatagaaaaaaatttatgctGACCgtgaaaaaggataaaatagtaaagttttgaaaaatactattaaacaaaaaattatacacatatatatagatattcccttttttataatataatctaAAAGGAGCTTCAATCtttggtgagtttttctttgtatGCGAGCAATGCCAATTTTTATAATCAAACTAAAATGTTcgttatttaattaattggtaaaattaaattaaaattaaataattcaaaatttaatttggagTCTGgactagaatttttattttcttcacattctaattgttattaaaaactaaattatatttggggttttttctaatattaaaagAATTTCTGCTTTTATTAAGAACTCTTTAATGCTTGGGAATCCTTGCAAGTTGCTACCtttttgcctttttcttttgggatttGAGCCTTCTCTTGAGCTTCGGGCCTTCttctgcattatttttttttgaaaattatttaatcaatttttgtaatttgtttttttttatttttattttttgaatttttattagttcagtaattttttataatattaaacttAACAAAGTTAAAgatagtttattaatttttacgaaacgttaattttaaaaatatacaaaatttgaCGGATAATTTATCACGatggaaaattttaacaaaattttttattatttttttaaataaatatagataaatcaaGTGTTAAAAGACACGCACTATTATAAAGCATATGCGCGAATGTAATATCATTTGTATGTTTACTTTACTTTAACtcaaatctattttttaatgacaCAAATATCTTTATTCACTGGGATCAGAGATCAATAGATCAAATAGtcttttaactattattttttaaaaatatttattttatttattatttatttattttttcatcacTTTGTGCTTCTTCAAGCCTTCAAGTACTTCTTGCCTAATGACAAAcatgagaaagaaaatgaaaatgatcaaCATGGGGAGGGTGTGGATCCGTATTTGTAGTATGTCATGCTTGCTAAAATGATAACTGACTTATTCATGcactgaaaatatatttttttcttttttttaataattaaataaatatataaaaaaacttctcTCGGGTGACAGCTTGGAAAAtcgagatgaagaagaaaaaaaaaaataggggtcaaactgaaaaataaaataacaaaatttaatattatagtttttcaaaaaaataaaaataaaaaatatataaacattcaaataaaatgCGGGAACTTTTATgatcaaaagaaattatttCATCACTCAATCTGAAAAAtaatgagtttatttttcatgtggAAAGATCTAATGTACtttctctcttttatattaattgtcATAGTACTTTAGTTTtacacaaatattatttttatttttgttaaaattatagaataaaaagaaaaaaataattaatatttataaaatttttaaagttgacaaaataatttatttatttttttataatatgacaTTTAGTATAAGGTGGATGAAGTATGATTGAATATTTAGTATGGGTTAGTCACGTTTGTGTGGTggtaaacaaaaaattttttcAGTTTAAATGGTCATCGACTAAATTAAGAAATGCTGAGACCTTCCCGtcagaaaaaaatagtttaggGACCTTTAGATAATTTACTAAGCATAAACCAATAAACCATTGACTAAGAAATCAACGCGCAGtttccagaaaaaaaaaaaggaaaaaaagttcATTATTAAAATGCATTAATGCAGGTACCTCCaggtaaaaaaattatagggactTAAACGTAATTTAATAACCACAAAAACACGCGTTTCATGCAAACCATAATTCcctaaaaaagtaaaaacttaTATTACTCGGCAATAAACATGCAGTATttcccaaaaaaagaaaaaaatagaccATTTAAGAGAATGCAGGGACCTCTTACACAATAAAAACTATCTCAGGTACCTCTTGATAATTTAAGCAGAAAACACGAAATCCAAGCCTTGCTTAAACCCCAAGCAACCAAGATACAAGCATATCAGAGAATCTCGAAATCCTCgtgctttctctctctctctctctctctctctctctatatatatatatacacacacacatcacgCTTTCGATCTCTGATTCTTGAACCGAAGCTCGAAGCCATTGAAGGAGGAGCACGCGAGGATCGGCAGGGAGTGAGGTCACAGCCGCcattttcatggattttttcTCTGTTTCCATGTTGTCGTTCTTGGATTTCTCAAAATCTTGGTGAAATGGAGTGCAGGGAATCGTTGGTGTTGTTTTCTTGAAGATTTAATGGAGGGGAGCTCGCGTTCGCCATTGAAGGACCCGAGAAAGATTGCTCGGAAGTGAGATCGGTGGTTTGATTTGcttgaatttcatttttttttagtttgattggttttcttgagcttctttgattgcAGTTATCAACTGGAGGTGTGCAAGAAGGCTGTGGATCAGAATTTGATTGTGTTTCTGAGAACTGGAGGTGGGAAAACCCATATTGCGGTGTTGCTCATGTATGAGCTGAGGAATGAGATTCTAAAACCCAGCCGCAGCATCTGTGTTTTCCTCGCTCCCACTGGCGCTCTTGTTAAGCAGGTTtctttgaatttgttgttgtttgatgTGTTTTTAGCGGTTCTGTTTTAGTCTCGCTGTTTATGGAGTTCATTTGTTGATTGTGTGTTGCTTGGCATATCGTTGGTTATGGCTTTAATGTTATCATTCCCTTTGCTCTGGTTTGCAAATTAAGGTTGTTTGGTCATCTTTTTAATGATGAACTATTGGAATTTTGGTATATTAACTAATGAATTGCTTTTAGCATGATCTTTATGCAggattttgttgattttaataTCATAGAGTAATAGTGTGCTGGTGAAAGCTGGGAGGCAATAGCAAATTTTAGTATTATGCACTActttttctatttgaatctgATATGGTGAGATGCCATAGCTGAGCTTGATAATTTATTCAAGCTTCATGGTTAGATCAAATCTAGCTAACCATTCAAACTTTAAGAAATAGACAACTGGTCTATGAGGACATGTTGAGTTCCCCTTTGCCTTCAAAATATTGACCAGGATGAGAGCTTGCGTTAATTTACTTCCCATCAACTTCCTTTGCCCTTTACTGTACTGTATGTTCTAGTATATCTTTAATGGTCAAAATAGAACAGAAGAAAATCTGTTTATAATACCCTCATACAGCATGGtatctttataatttttgaaaacttCTTTTGTCCATCCCGATTAAAATGGACATTTGTGTCTGTGGTATTTCACTGCATAAGAACTGACCTACTAAGCTTTTGCAGCAAGCCCTAGTCATTGAGAGTTCCACCAATTTTAAAGTCAGCAGCTATTTTGGAAAATGCAAGCGCTTGAAAGACCATGCTGAGTGGGATAAGGAGATTGATCAATTTGAGGTTAGATGTCTGATCTGTTTGTTTAGTAATGTAGTTTTCGAACTTCCTGTTAAGCCTTTTACTCGGTTTAGTTTATTTTGAATTCTGATTTTGATCACAACTGGTACCTCATCATCTATTTTTCCTAGAATGCTGTTAGTTTacactaatttttttcaattctgaTGAAAAGTATGTTATTGTAATGAAGTGTAATACCTAAAATGAACTTCTGCTTTATCACCCAAAAGATTTATTATTTGAGTGCTGCACCTTCCTACATCAGTTATGGTTGCTTATTGACATACTCACATCAGTCCTTTTTCAtgttactaaaatatttatgagTGAGTTACAAGGTATTGGAATTTAGAAATATCTAGTGTGCCTGCTATTCTGGGCTATTCAAGGATAACCCATTTGCTTTACTAATTCAGGTAAATTCTCATTGACTCCAATCTAATTTGTCTATGATGGTCTCAATTAAAGCGCATGGAAAAACCAATGAATCACAACCTTGTAAACcagtaaattatatatatggatgACCTCTGTTGAAACATTAGCAATGCCATGATTTGCATTACAAGGTGCACCATTGCCTTTTGGCCTGTGAAAGGCAGAATGAGTGGAAGTGGAGCATGGGTGACTAGTCCATTTGgtatgttaataatttttaagcTTGAGAATCAAAGCGGAAGTGGAGGAAAATATGCTTGCAATGTAGTCACTTAGTGATAATGAAGAGCATGAAATGAACAAATCGAACCAGTAGGATACATTGTTTCAATGAAAAAATCTAATATAAGAGTGATAATGGATTGAGAGTCAGTGAGATAAACATATTTTGTATAAGCTAATGCTAAAGGTACAAATTAGAATAAACCTCATCACTATTGATCATACCTTACAATGAAGACTCATCAGTTTGAAATTTGTTTGATCATCAGTGAAGCAAGTGCGTGCAAGAAGATTGTACTGCACTTGTATAGAGTGAAAAGAAGTGACATTATACTTCTTTTCTGTAAGTAGACTATGCTGACAAAAACCAATTAACTACTGGACGGTTAGTTAGGCAACAAACTATAAATGGCTAAAAGCACAAATATAAGACCACCACCAACTGTCACTGAAGGAAGGTGGAATCCTAATGAGCTTCCCAATGATGCAGTGTGTTAAAACTCATTGATGTTGAAGTCATCATTGATAGATAgacttttgattttgggaaGGTGTGGTATCTGTTGGAGCTTTATGTGATTTGACTGTTGATAGAAAGTAGCTTCAAAGAGGCCCGTAGTGGTGAACCACATTGGTGGAAAGAACTTAATAGGAACATGCATGTGTATTTAAAAAAGGACTGATCGCATCTTCCTTTTATGAATTAGAAGCTGAGGTATTGCATCTCCAATgcttattctttcttttaacTGTTAACTTATATGAGATTAGAAGGGTCATGAAACTCTCATATAGTTACTTATACAAGATCAAAAGTTATTTGCCCCTCACATGGTTCCTGCATATATGCATGGTAAGAAATTGCGAgtgtcttttctttttcacacaAGATctattctttgcttttattttgtgtctcactcttttgcttttttaaaataacatggCGTTAGTTGCTTAGCTTAAGCCCAGGTCAAGTGGGTGATTATTAGATTTTCGAGGTGTGAATTGATTTACTCATTTCTTTGGTCAAATCTTTCCTATAGAGTACAAAAACctgtatttttatttgagtgGTTTTCCTTGTGTTGCTATGGCGTGGTTCATCCAATCATCTCCATTAAAGGGGAAGGAAACACTACAAAAACCAGAAATTGTGGTTTGAATAGTTTATCTTTACCTTCACTATTTTTGGAATTGTCACTTTGTTTGCATACGTCTATGAGGCTTAGTAAATTGTTCATCATTGTAGTTTCTTTTGTGAGATCTTATTAACTAAGTATACACTGGCACATATGGTTTAAAATGCATTTTGAATAGTTTGAATAATCTTTCTCACCCATTTCTCCAAACCCATGTCCCTTGATTTTGGAGGTTTCATTTCTTTACATGATTTATAAGGAGATTGAAAGGAGGATGTAGAGGAGGAGCTGGAGTACAGAGGGGAAGAGTTTGGAGGAAGAAGAGGGCAAAATTTGATTTCTAAATGAGCATGAAGGACAATTCATGCTCAAAGAGTGAACTTAAAACCTTACCGCAATCTCAGCTAGTTTAACCCCAATTTAAATTGTCCAATGATGTTCAGTACTTTATTACTCATGTTAGACATTAATTGttgttatgtttttcatttatttgtggATCAAAGAATgactatttttggaaataatccTGATGTAATGTTTCAAATCCAGGTTGGTTATCCATCCAATTCTTGCTATCATTGTGATCGACAGTATGAACCAAATGATATTGACACTGACTAACATTAGTTCtgggattatatatatatatatatatattttctaattcttGAATCCCTTTCAGGTTCTTGTAATGACTCCACAA from Dioscorea cayenensis subsp. rotundata cultivar TDr96_F1 chromosome 9, TDr96_F1_v2_PseudoChromosome.rev07_lg8_w22 25.fasta, whole genome shotgun sequence includes these protein-coding regions:
- the LOC120269363 gene encoding pentatricopeptide repeat-containing protein At4g21300-like: MLPLGLRPNEFTFPFVLKSSSSLSLLPLGLQLHSLLLKSGLLLSNPFCACALLDLYSKLAPLPHALNLFDRIPQPNLPACNSILSALARHALLQDCFQLLDVMQSWGFDPPGCSSWNSIIAGCVQTGDIELALQVLRFMLNTVRPSPATFNTLLPVIPDLRCLETLKMLHGFALRVLEFVDFDPVDEDRLWAAIAAGYASLGSLRDASLLFERIRLKSPRLWVSMISGFLDCGAVEEAFEVFRAMAVEFGCEERPLPKVSLTLLLPLCGLRPRNGMEIHGYACKVNGLASNTSVCNALMAMYVKAGDSESADNVFDTMPERDIISWNTMLAKLALVDDFEHVSRLFRAMLADGVWPDEYSFSSVLNGCGHSSNLRQGMALHARMVKCGFSQSYLVVENALMDAYGKCGCASDARKVFDGMESRDTISWNTIISCCAFSASPRESFSLFDRMLQQGFKPNRVTFIALLSACSHAGLLEEGLYFFDSMARDHGVVRDLDHYACIIDNLGRVGELDRAYQFIKGMPIEPDECIWSALLNACRIYGNVELAEVAAKKLIQLDPQHSGYWVLLSNIYADASRWDDVRHVRAAMKHGGVVKCPGFSCVEIGGSETHKFLTGDMSHNQSDDIYSALDGLTENLKDEGYIPLLDHKFANV